The sequence CAGAGCTTTCAAAACCTCGCTCAGGTCTTCGTCGAGAAAACTCACACTCACCCCGAGGGGGTATTGAAGCTCCCGCCGGATGGTTTCGGCGAGGTCATTAAGTTTATTGTTAATGAGAAAGCTAACTTCGCGTGGAGAGAAGATTGGTTCTTCCCGCAAAAGCGCGTCGCGCGCTGGCCCTGGACCAAAAAAGGCCGCGTGTTCGTCAGCACGAAAGCCAAGAATTGTGGAGAGTTCGATACCCGAAACCATCGCATCGGGGTATTGGCGGAGGTAAAAAAGCAACTCGTCTTGGGTCGCTCCGAGGCCATTCACTTTGCCGAGATCGGTAGGAATAGCGTCTTGCCGTTCCGGTGTTGGGGTCATGGGTTTTTTCCTGGATTGAGCTCAGTCGCGCGCCGCGCCAATTTCTTTTGCGTTGGCGTCAAACCAGTCGCGTGCATCTTCGATCGCGATCACAGTCCGTCCGCCGATCTTCCGGGCTTTTAGACGCCCCGATTGTATTTCCTGGTAAATCTTCGACCGGCCTATCGACGCCCAGCGGGCGAAATCAGGAATGGCCAGTGCGCGAGCCTCGAATTTGGTAAGCATCTTCAAATTGCATCCTTTTGTATTGATTTGGATGCTTACGTTATTTCACAGAGCGGCCGAAAAAGCGATGCAGGACTTCGACTGGAACAACTGTCTATTGTACGAGACACACCATCTGTTGCTTCGCTGTGATTTGTCAGTGCTGGCAAGTCCTGTCAGCGCTGACAAGACTTGTCAGGTGCAGAACGCTGACCAAGCATCCATCAACACACGTCGCTTCGCCAACGCGTCGCCACGACGATATGCACGCTCTGTCGCGTCGCCTACCGCGTGGGCCAGCGCCGCTTCGGCGACTTCGCGAGGAGCGTCGGTTTCCTCCGCCGCCCAATCCCGAAACGCCGACCGAAAGCCGTGCACCGTCACGTCATCTTCCCCGCATTGCCGCAGCATCATAGCCAGCGCCATTTGGGAGAGCCCCTTGCCCTCTTTGGCCCCTGGGAAGATGAAGCCGTCAGGCGCAGTGCGGACAGGAACTACGGCGTTTAGGATTTCCAGCGCGCGTGCTGACAGCGGGACACGATGCTCGCGTCCGGCTTTCATCCGCGCGGCGGGAACCGTCCACACGGCGTTAATCGCGTCGATTTCGTTCCAGCGGGCCAAGATCACTTCCCCGGTGCGAGCGGCTGTCAGGATGAGGAATTCCAGTGCCAGCGAGGACACCGCGTCAGACTTGCGCAATTTGGCTACGAAGGCGGGAACACTCGCATAAGGAAGCGCGGCGTGATGCCCGCGCGATAGCTTACTCTGCCGAGAGAGTAGCTTATCGAGGTGGCCGCGCCATCGAGCCGGGTTCTCCCCCTTGCGCAAACCTTGCGCCTTTGCCGCGTCAAGAATGCGTTCAATACGGCCCTGTGTCCGCTTCGCAGTTTCGGGTTTCGCCGTCCAGACAGGTTGCAGCACGGCCAGCACGTCGGCCGTTTCGATCCCGTCGAGGGGGAGGCGTTGAAGGCGCTTCGCGTACACCTTCATCGTCATTTTCCACTGCGCAATGTGCTTCGCGTTTCGGAAGCCCTTGGCCTGTTCCGCAATAAACGTATCCGCGAATTCGCCGAACGTCTGCGCCTTGATTTGCTGTT comes from Mesorhizobium japonicum MAFF 303099 and encodes:
- a CDS encoding helix-turn-helix domain-containing protein, which gives rise to MLTKFEARALAIPDFARWASIGRSKIYQEIQSGRLKARKIGGRTVIAIEDARDWFDANAKEIGAARD
- a CDS encoding tyrosine-type recombinase/integrase produces the protein MTAKAKITTDKALAVLAGPGEIYSDSIKGTGLYLFVTKTGTRRWVFIYSRHGKRRELALGVVDGPKGISLKDARNQARAYQATLAQGGDPWDDARREKEQQIKAQTFGEFADTFIAEQAKGFRNAKHIAQWKMTMKVYAKRLQRLPLDGIETADVLAVLQPVWTAKPETAKRTQGRIERILDAAKAQGLRKGENPARWRGHLDKLLSRQSKLSRGHHAALPYASVPAFVAKLRKSDAVSSLALEFLILTAARTGEVILARWNEIDAINAVWTVPAARMKAGREHRVPLSARALEILNAVVPVRTAPDGFIFPGAKEGKGLSQMALAMMLRQCGEDDVTVHGFRSAFRDWAAEETDAPREVAEAALAHAVGDATERAYRRGDALAKRRVLMDAWSAFCT